A DNA window from Myxocyprinus asiaticus isolate MX2 ecotype Aquarium Trade chromosome 15, UBuf_Myxa_2, whole genome shotgun sequence contains the following coding sequences:
- the vegfaa gene encoding vascular endothelial growth factor A-A isoform X3, whose protein sequence is MNLVFYSVQFFFAVLHLSSVVQTAHIPKEGGKSKNDVIPFMDVYKKSACKTREMLIDIIQEYPDEIEHTYIPSCVVLMRCAGCCNDEALECVPTETRNVTMEVLRVKQRVSQHNFQMSFAEHTKCECRPKEEVKAKKEKCEKPR, encoded by the exons ATGAACTTGGTTTTTTATTCGGTACAATTCTTTTTTGCAGTTCTCCATCTGTCTTCTGTAGTACAG ACTGCCCACATACCCAAAGAAGGGGGGAAGAGCAAAAATGACG TGATTCCTTTCATGGATGTGTATAAAAAGAGCGCATGTAAGACACGGGAGATGCTTATAGACATCATCCAAGAGTATCCAGATGAGATCGAGCACACGTACATCCCATCCTGTGTGGTTCTTATGCGCTGTGCAGGCTGCTGCAATGACGAAGCACTCGAGTGTGTCCCAACAGAGACTCGCAATGTCACCATGGAG GTATTACGAGTTAAACAACGTGTATCGCAGCACAATTTTCAAATGAGTTTCGCAGAACACACCAAGTGTGAATGCAG ACCAAAGGAAGAAGTCAAAGCAAAGAAAGAAAA